From one Lycium ferocissimum isolate CSIRO_LF1 chromosome 5, AGI_CSIRO_Lferr_CH_V1, whole genome shotgun sequence genomic stretch:
- the LOC132055820 gene encoding uncharacterized protein LOC132055820, which produces MQAKRELSQSLSFNNYSNRNQLAEIADRVVEEFRFENGTDDDFFVDDNGGFREVKDENEDDDEFEFSFVKESEISPVAADEIFYNGQIRPIYPIFNRDLLSNNNDDNIIFGSSNSNTNSNSASGKPKTIRLPLRKLFLEEEREANSSCSSSEADDLESIPAGTYCVWRPKETENSCKKSNSTGSSSKRWKFRNLLYRSNSDGKDTFVFLTPSFKKKENKLEKPTMKTDNAPPKGTPKSMNYVKNGGEKRKTYLPYRQDLVGFFANMNGMSKNNVLPL; this is translated from the coding sequence ATGCAGGCTAAACGGGAGTTATCACAGTCTTTGAGTTTCAATAATTATTCCAATAGGAATCAGCTGGCTGAAATTGCTGATAGAGTTGTTGAAGAATTCAGGTTTGAAAATGGAACAGATGATGACTTTTTTGTTGATGATAATGGAGGTTTCAGGGAAGTTAAGGATgaaaatgaagatgatgatgaatttGAGTTTTCCTTTGTAAAAGAGTCTGAAATTTCACCAGTTGCAGCTGATGAGATCTTTTACAACGGACAGATCCGTCCAATTTACCCGATTTTCAACAGAGATTTGTTGTCAAACAACAACGATGACAACATCATATTTGGTAGCTCTAATTCGAATACAAACTCGAATTCGGCTTCTGGTAAGCCAAAAACAATTCGGCTTCCATTAAGGAAACTTTTCCTGGAAGAAGAACGAGAAGCTAACTCGTCTTGCTCATCATCTGAAGCAGACGATTTGGAATCGATTCCTGCAGGAACATACTGCGTTTGGAGGCCTAAAGAGACGGAAAATTCTTGTAAAAAGAGCAACTCTACAGGTTCCTCATCAAAACGCTGGAAATTTCGGAACCTACTTTATAGGAGCAATAGTGATGGTAAGGACACTTTCGTGTTTTTGACTCCTTcgtttaaaaagaaagaaaacaaattgGAGAAGCCAACGATGAAGACTGATAATGCACCACCAAAGGGCACCCCAAAATCGATGAATTATGTGAAGAATGGAGGCGAGAAAAGGAAGACTTACTTACCTTACAGGCAAGATCTAGTGGGATTCTTTGCTAACATGAATGGGATGAGTAAGAATAATGTACTGCCATTGTAA
- the LOC132055821 gene encoding 1-deoxy-D-xylulose 5-phosphate reductoisomerase, chloroplastic produces MALNLLSPADIKSISFLDTSKSSFNLNHLKYQGGLSMKRKECSGTFAKRVQCSASAQPPPAWPGRAVAEPGRQSWDGPKPISIVGSTGSIGTQTLDIVAENPDKFRVVALAAGSNVTLLADQVKTFRPKLVAVRNESLVKELKDALADMEDKPEIIPGEQGVIEVARHPDAVTVVTGIVGCAGLKPTVAAIEAGKDIALANKETLIAGGPFVLPLAHKHKVKILPADSEHSAIFQCIQGLPEGALRRIILTASGGAFRDWPVEKLKEVKVADALKHPNWNMGKKITVDSATLFNKGLEVIEAHYLFGAEYDDIEIVIHPQSIIHSMVETQDSSVLAQLGWPDMRLPILYTLSWPDRIYCSEITWPRLDLCKLGSLTFKAPDNVKYPSMDLAYSAGRAGGTMTGVLSAANEKAVELFISERISYLDIFKVVELTCAKHREELVSSPSLEEIIHYDLWARDYASSLETSSGLSPAFV; encoded by the exons ATGGCCTTGAATTTGCTATCCCCTGCTGATATTAAGTCCATCTCTTTCTTGGATACCTCTAAGTCCAGCTTCAATCTTAATCATCTCAAGTACCAAg GTGGgctgtctatgaaaagaaaggaGTGCAGTGGGACATTTGCTAAGAGGGTTCAGTGTTCAGCTTCAGCACAGCCACCTCCAGCCTGGCCTGGAAGAGCTGTTGCTGAGCCAGGCAGGCAGAGTTGGGATGGTCCAAAGCCTATCTCTATTGTTGGGTCAACTGGCTCTATAGGAACTCAG ACATTAGATATAGTTGCTGAGAATCCAGACAAGTTTAGAGTTGTTGCACTTGCTGCTGGTTCAAATGTGACTCTTCTTGCTGATCAG GTCAAAACATTCAGACCAAAACTAGTTGCTGTTAGAAATGAGTCATTGGTTAAGGAACTCAAAGATGCTCTTGCTGATATGGAAGACAAGCCTGAGATTATACCCGGGGAGCAGGGTGTCATCGAG GTTGCCCGCCATCCGGATGCTGTCACCGTAGTTACAGGAATAGTTGGCTGTGCAGGTTTAAAG CCTACAGTGGCTGCCATAGAAGCAGGAAAGGACATTGCTTTGGCCAATAAAGAGACTCTAATTGCTGGTGGTCCATTTGTCCTTCCTCTTGCACACAAGCATAAAGTGAAGATTCTTCCAGCGGACTCAGAACATTCAGCTATATTCCAG TGCATACAAGGCTTGCCAGAGGGTGCTCTTAGGCGCATCATATTAACTGCTTCTGGAGGGGCTTTCAG GGACTGGCCAGTTGAGAAATTGAAAGAAGTTAAAGTAGCTGATGCTTTGAAGCATCCCAATTGGAACATGGGAAAAAAGATTACTGTGGATTCTGCCACTTTATTTAATAAG GGTCTCGAGGTTATTGAAGCTCACTACCTTTTCGGAGCCGAGTATGACGACATTGAAATTGTCATCCACCCCCAATCCATCATACATTCGATGGTGGAAACACAG GATTCATCAGTATTGGCACAGCTGGGGTGGCCTGATATGCGCTTGCCCATCCTTTATACTTTATCCTGGCCGGACAGAATTTATTGTTCGGAGATTACTTGGCCTCGCCTTGATCTTTGCAA GCTCGGATCATTGACATTTAAAGCCCCTGATAATGTAAAATACCCATCCATGGATCTGGCTTACTCTGCCGGGCGCGCTGGAGGGACCATGACTGGAGTTCTGAGTGCAGCAAATGAGAAGGCAGTGGAATTATTTATTAGTGAGAG AATTAGCTACTTGGACATATTCAAAGTTGTGGAGCTAACCTGTGCGAAGCATCGGGAGGAGTTGGTATCTTCTCCATCACTGGAGGAAATTATACATTACGACTTGTGGGCTCGAGACTATGCATCCAGTTTGGAAACATCATCTGGTTTGAGTCCAGCTTTTGTATGA
- the LOC132057532 gene encoding peroxisomal membrane protein PEX14: protein MGTPSDNSQNPAANSQPAAKDNHDSKPEATREDSPTSVFVNSEPVREDQVQNAVKFLSHPNVRGSPVMYRRSFLERKGLTKEEIDEAFHRVPDPTPSVSTTQPITANEDEKVKSSSTTQPLTASQNLQPVSALQSNTVRKMEYFSHFHWTHAVMAVGILAASGAGTALLFKHTVIPRLKSWIRKVVMEEEDEEGIVKGRPSLAEEAVVAAKAAAAAAADVACASQEMLASKTEEKRNFEELANLLNHQVREMKSMSSALQKLEGKSSTSGRIPAMERDDRRIPVSRSRQSYSNGELDVDARSVRSLSPPASVEPSVAPHPKSYIDIMAMIQRGEKPSNIRDINDQQPNPNHPIPDSHVGPKPKPWEIGQSQKSSRNFLQSRGSGNGLTYGYQDNLTNGDSSTPWWQRKNARITEIEPENEKKFGSTAAPTEVRPVQRSWVPPQPPPLVKPEAVVAIRQPKKPLFQKEKLTDDELMDRSSEISDDLKRITKISESGGLTEANDSSSGRQLSEAPITIGSGGLTEANGSSSGQQLSEAPITNGSGGLTEANGSSSGQQLSEAPITNGDNVLSS, encoded by the exons ATGGGCACTCCATCCGATAATTCCCAAAATCCGG CAGCCAATTCACAACCAGCTGCTAAAGATAATCATGATTCCAAGCCTGAGGCTACAAGAGAGGACTCTCCAACTTCTGTATTTGTAAACTCGGAACCGGTTCGGGAGGATCAAGTCCAAAATGCCGTGAAGTTTCTTTCACATCCAAATGTTAGGGGATCTCCGGTCATGTATAGGCGTTCTTTTCTTGAGAGGAAGGGGCTCACGAAGGAGGAGATAGATGAAGCCTTTCATCGAGTTCCG GATCCCACTCCAAGTGTTTCTACTACACAGCCAATAACTGCAAATGAAG ATGAGAAAGTGAAATCTTCATCAACTACTCAACCGCTGACTGCATCGCAAAATCTGCAGCCTGTATCCGCTCTACAGAGTAATACTGTGAGAAAAATGGAATATTTCTCTCATTTCCATTGGACTCATGCAGTAATGGCTGTAGGCATACTGGCTGCTTCAGGAGCTGGTACAgctttacttttcaag CATACTGTTATACCCCGGTTAAAGTCCTGGATTCGCAAAGTTGTaatggaagaagaagatgaagaaggcATTGTGAAGGGAAGACCAAGTTTAGCTGAAGAAGCTGTTGTTGCTGCAAAAGCAGCTGCAGCAGCAGCTGCTGATGTGGCCTGTGCAAGCCAAGAGATGCTGGCATCAAAAACTGAAG AAAAAAGGAACTTTGAGGAGCTAGCAAACCTGTTAAACCACCAAGTACGAGAGATGAAATCAATGAGTAGTGCCTTACAAAAGCTGGAAG GGAAAAGCAGTACTTCCGGAAGAATACCTGCCATGGAACGAGATGATCGAAGAATTCCGGTTTCCCGTTCTAGG CAATCCTATTCAAATGGAGAACTGGATGTTGATGCACGTTCAG TGAGATCTTTGTCACCGCCTGCATCTGTGGAACCATCTGTTGCACCCCATCCAAAATCTTATATCGAC ATCATGGCTATGATTCAAAGAGGAGAAAAGCCGTCGAACATCCGA GATATAAATGACCAACAACCGAATCCTAACCATCCTATACCTGATTCTCATGTTGGTCCAAAGCCTAAG CCTTGGGAAATTGGCCAGAGTCAAAAAAGTTCAAGGAATTTCCTTCAATCCCGAGGGAGTGGCAATGGCTTGACTTATGGGTATCAAGACAATCTGACGAATGGAGATAGTTCAACCCCTTGGTGGCAACGCAAGAATGCCAGAATAACAGAAATTGAACCTGAGAATGAAAAGAAGTTCGGATCTACTGCTGCACCAACCGAGGTACGACCAGTTCAACGATCCTGGGTTCCTCCCCAGCCACCTCCACTAGTAAAGCCAGAAGCAGTTGTTGCCATCCGACAACCTAAAAAGCCTTTGTTTCAGAAAGAAAAGCTGACAGATGATGAGTTGATGGATCGTTCCTCTGAAATATCGGATGACTTGAAGAGGATTACAAAAATCTCCGAATCGGGTGGTCTCACCGAAGCTAATGACTCAAGTTCTGGGCGACAGTTGAGTGAGGCACCTATTACAATTGGATCGGGTGGACTCACTGAAGCTAATGGCTCAAGTTCTGGGCAACAGTTGAGTGAGGCACCTATTACAAATGGATCGGGTGGTCTCACCGAAGCTAATGGCTCAAGTTCTGGGCAACAGTTGAGTGAGGCAC CTATTACAAATGGTGACAATGTCTTGAGCAGTTAA